In one window of Chryseobacterium phocaeense DNA:
- a CDS encoding DUF6814 family protein, producing MNGIKKILGILWIAIALVVGYFGTTVLGIPKITSGKQEDLVFGIIILFVLMPIISGGMAIFGYYSLTGEYADDKI from the coding sequence ATGAACGGAATCAAAAAAATATTAGGCATACTCTGGATCGCCATTGCACTGGTAGTGGGCTATTTCGGAACTACGGTTCTGGGAATTCCAAAGATCACCTCAGGCAAGCAGGAAGATCTGGTATTCGGGATCATTATCTTATTTGTACTGATGCCGATTATCTCGGGCGGAATGGCAATTTTCGGTTACTACTCGCTGACCGGGGAATATGCAGATGACAAAATATAA
- a CDS encoding MFS transporter, protein MSENHHENYENMTDRQKNRTIWSVITASSLGTLIEWYDFYIFGSLAIVLATKFFPADNPTAAFLSTLATFAAGFVVRPFGALFFGRLGDIIGRKYTFLVTLLIMGFSTFLIGCIPSYKTIGFLAPVLVLILRLLQGLALGGEYGGAATYVAEYAQPHRRGYWTSWIQTTATAGLFISLIVILITKNTLSAEEFDNWGWRVPFWISILMVGVSYVIRKNMKESPLFAKAKSEGKTSKNPLKESFGNKYNFKFVLLALFGAAMGQGVIWYTGQFYAMSFLQKVMNVESAQVDSLMATALFLGTPFFVFFGWLSDKIGRKAVMMTGMLVAILAYRPIYDSMFKSVNLENKTVADNGITEKRTAKIHADIAADSLVTFHKETLFTDGTLIKKDSIVHWSPAGPVMKDGKAEEPKVSQTVKLADNTKWYLIFLVFIQVIFVTMVYGPIAAFLVEMFPVRIRYTSMSLPYHIGNGVFGGLLPAVATYLVTVGKDAGHPTWYLQGLWYPIGVAAVCLIIGLFYLKNKNNNIHD, encoded by the coding sequence ATGAGCGAAAATCACCACGAAAACTACGAAAACATGACCGACCGGCAGAAAAACCGCACCATATGGAGTGTGATCACGGCTTCTTCCCTCGGCACCCTGATAGAATGGTATGACTTTTATATTTTCGGAAGCTTAGCTATTGTTCTGGCAACCAAATTCTTCCCGGCAGACAACCCTACGGCAGCATTTTTATCTACACTGGCCACATTTGCGGCGGGATTTGTAGTTAGGCCTTTCGGAGCACTGTTCTTTGGAAGACTAGGCGATATTATCGGCAGAAAATATACATTCCTTGTGACTTTGCTGATTATGGGATTCTCCACTTTCCTGATCGGATGTATTCCAAGCTACAAGACCATTGGGTTTTTAGCTCCGGTTTTAGTTTTAATTTTAAGATTATTACAGGGATTAGCACTTGGAGGTGAGTACGGAGGTGCTGCCACCTATGTCGCGGAATATGCACAGCCACACAGGAGAGGTTACTGGACTTCATGGATTCAAACCACTGCAACGGCAGGACTTTTCATTTCACTTATCGTTATTTTAATCACTAAAAACACTCTTTCTGCAGAGGAGTTTGACAATTGGGGATGGAGAGTGCCATTCTGGATCTCGATCCTGATGGTAGGTGTTTCTTATGTGATCCGAAAAAACATGAAAGAATCCCCGCTTTTTGCGAAGGCCAAAAGTGAAGGAAAAACGTCCAAAAACCCATTGAAAGAAAGTTTCGGGAACAAATATAATTTCAAATTCGTTCTTCTGGCCTTATTCGGGGCTGCGATGGGACAGGGAGTGATCTGGTACACGGGACAGTTTTATGCGATGAGCTTCCTGCAAAAGGTCATGAATGTAGAATCTGCACAGGTAGATTCGTTGATGGCCACTGCTTTATTCCTAGGAACGCCTTTCTTCGTGTTTTTCGGATGGCTATCGGATAAAATCGGCCGTAAAGCTGTGATGATGACAGGAATGCTGGTCGCAATTTTAGCATACCGCCCGATCTACGACAGCATGTTCAAAAGTGTCAATCTTGAAAACAAAACTGTAGCAGACAACGGAATTACAGAAAAAAGAACCGCAAAAATCCATGCTGATATCGCAGCCGACAGCCTGGTGACTTTTCATAAGGAAACCCTTTTCACAGACGGAACTTTAATTAAAAAAGACAGTATTGTTCACTGGTCGCCGGCCGGACCTGTCATGAAAGACGGAAAAGCCGAAGAACCAAAAGTTTCGCAGACCGTAAAATTGGCCGACAACACGAAATGGTATCTGATCTTCCTTGTATTTATCCAGGTGATCTTTGTGACCATGGTTTACGGACCTATCGCCGCTTTCCTTGTGGAAATGTTCCCGGTGAGAATCCGGTACACCTCCATGTCTCTGCCTTACCACATCGGAAACGGGGTGTTTGGAGGACTTCTTCCGGCGGTGGCCACTTATCTCGTAACCGTAGGTAAAGATGCTGGACACCCTACATGGTACCTTCAGGGACTTTGGTATCCGATAGGAGTTGCGGCAGTCTGTCTGATCATCGGATTGTTTTATCTGAAAAATAAGAATAATAATATTCATGATTAA